In a single window of the Hoyosella subflava DQS3-9A1 genome:
- the nirD gene encoding nitrite reductase small subunit NirD, producing the protein MTALDVREASEAPELNGSDGWTTACAYDFLLPNRGVAVLLPGNDQAALFRLDDGSLRAVGNIDPFAHAAVMSRGIVGDRKGEPTVASPLLKQVFSLESGICLDDAGHSLPVYQTRVVEGLVQVRAAAGE; encoded by the coding sequence ATGACGGCACTCGATGTCCGTGAGGCCAGTGAGGCCCCAGAGTTGAACGGCTCCGATGGCTGGACGACTGCGTGCGCCTACGATTTTCTGCTGCCGAATCGTGGTGTTGCGGTCCTGCTGCCTGGTAATGACCAGGCAGCGCTGTTCCGCCTCGATGATGGATCGCTGCGTGCAGTGGGCAACATCGACCCGTTCGCTCACGCGGCGGTCATGTCACGCGGGATCGTCGGGGACCGTAAAGGGGAGCCCACTGTGGCGTCGCCGCTGCTGAAGCAGGTGTTCTCGCTGGAAAGCGGCATATGCCTCGATGACGCAGGCCACTCGCTGCCCGTGTATCAAACTCGGGTTGTCGAGGGTCTTGTTCAGGTACGCGCCGCAGCCGGGGAGTGA
- a CDS encoding MFS transporter, with the protein MTLVSERPAPEPGAEDTAAAAHRKGRWIDHWEPENPDFWEKKGKKVAKRNLMFSVFAEHLGFNVWVLYSILVTQMGSAGFAFMQGDAAVNNALILISVPVIVGAILRIPYTFAVSRFGGRGFTTFSAGMLLVPTIGLAIAFSQPSTPMWVFVVLAALTGFGGGNFSSSMANISFFFPESKKGAALGINAAGGNLGVAVTQLAMPLVIAGALLFTAQDEAGYRFALTVAALFWVPFILIAAFGAWTRMDSISGAKPDGDSYPRAMKNKHTWIMAFLYIGTFGSFVGFSFAFPTLLRAYFPELQNVGWMVALGNLAFIGALVGSFARPAGGWFADKVGGAKLTFFVFVGLSASIAAVMGSLALESFPLYLISFIGLFIITGVGNGSTYRMIPMIFSASVRHRAESEGISMEKALASAKRQAGAAIGVIGAVGAFGGFVLQQALRLSNVHLGTMAPAFWIYAVVFLVMASVTWWYYLRTSFAISRAPSLAHANV; encoded by the coding sequence ATGACGCTCGTGAGCGAACGACCCGCACCAGAGCCAGGAGCGGAAGACACCGCCGCAGCGGCTCACCGCAAAGGACGCTGGATCGACCACTGGGAGCCGGAGAATCCCGATTTCTGGGAGAAGAAAGGCAAAAAGGTTGCCAAGCGCAACCTGATGTTCTCGGTCTTCGCCGAGCACCTCGGCTTCAACGTGTGGGTGCTGTACAGCATCCTTGTCACGCAGATGGGCAGTGCAGGGTTCGCATTTATGCAGGGCGACGCGGCTGTCAACAATGCCCTCATCCTGATCTCGGTCCCGGTCATTGTTGGCGCGATTCTCCGAATCCCATATACCTTCGCTGTTTCGAGGTTTGGTGGGCGTGGTTTCACGACCTTCAGTGCAGGCATGCTGCTCGTTCCGACGATTGGCCTGGCTATCGCGTTCAGCCAGCCATCGACCCCCATGTGGGTGTTCGTGGTCCTCGCCGCTCTCACCGGTTTCGGTGGCGGCAACTTCTCGTCGTCGATGGCCAACATCTCCTTCTTTTTCCCGGAGAGTAAGAAGGGCGCCGCTCTAGGCATCAATGCCGCCGGTGGCAACCTTGGTGTTGCTGTTACGCAGCTTGCAATGCCGCTTGTGATCGCAGGGGCGCTCCTTTTCACCGCGCAAGACGAGGCCGGCTACCGGTTCGCCCTCACAGTCGCTGCGCTTTTCTGGGTGCCATTCATTCTCATCGCCGCATTTGGTGCGTGGACTCGCATGGACAGCATCAGCGGTGCAAAGCCGGACGGTGACTCATACCCCCGGGCGATGAAGAACAAGCACACCTGGATCATGGCCTTCCTCTACATCGGGACTTTCGGCTCGTTCGTTGGCTTCTCCTTCGCATTCCCAACTCTGCTCCGTGCCTACTTCCCCGAACTGCAGAACGTGGGATGGATGGTCGCACTAGGCAATCTCGCCTTTATCGGTGCGCTGGTCGGGTCATTCGCGCGTCCAGCAGGCGGCTGGTTCGCTGACAAAGTGGGTGGCGCGAAGCTTACCTTCTTCGTTTTCGTGGGACTCTCTGCGAGCATCGCGGCCGTGATGGGATCACTCGCCCTGGAGAGCTTCCCGCTGTACCTCATCTCTTTCATCGGGCTCTTCATCATCACCGGCGTTGGCAACGGTTCGACCTACCGGATGATTCCCATGATCTTCAGCGCAAGCGTGCGGCATCGTGCGGAATCAGAGGGCATCAGCATGGAGAAGGCGCTCGCATCAGCAAAGCGCCAGGCTGGGGCAGCAATCGGCGTCATTGGAGCTGTTGGCGCTTTCGGTGGGTTCGTACTGCAGCAGGCGCTTCGCTTGTCCAATGTGCACCTCGGGACGATGGCTCCGGCCTTCTGGATCTACGCGGTGGTGTTCCTGGTCATGGCCAGCGTGACGTGGTGGTACTACCTGCGCACGTCGTTCGCAATTTCGCGGGCTCCGAGCCTGGCTCACGCCAACGTCTAA
- the nirB gene encoding nitrite reductase large subunit NirB, whose translation MMQKKVVVVGHGMVGHRFVEALRARDDRGEWAVTVLCEEKEAAYDRVALSSYVNTWDPKELALAGNDYPDDVNVDVRLSATGVKIDRTARTVTTSTGETLSYDKLVLATGSYAFVPPVPGKDSRNCFVYRTLDDLDKIKAAAETAAAGNGVGVVVGGGLLGLEAANALKLLGLTPHVVELAPRLMPLQVDEGGGALLKNLVTDLGLTIHTGVSTAAINEKEDGSLTVELSNGETIDAALLVFSAGVRPRDELARTAGLDVGERGGVITGLECQTSDPDVYAIGEVAAIEGRCYGLVGPGYASAEVVADRLLGGEAEFPGADLSTKLKLLGVDVASFGDAFAQTPGALEVVFSNPAAGTYAKIVVSDDAKTLLGGILVGDASSYATLRPMVGRELPGDPAAMIAPAGGSVEIGAGALPDDAQICSCNAVTKGDICGAIADGACDIAAVKGCTNAGTSCGGCLPLVKKLLADSGVELSKALCECFAHSRAELFQIVQSTGIRTFSKLIDKHGDGSRGCDICKPTVASILASTSSDHILEGEQASLQDTNDHFLANLQKNGTYSVVPRMPGGEVTADQLIVIGQVAKEFDLYVKVTGGQRIDMFGARVEQLPAIWKRLVEAGMESGHAYGKSLRTVKSCVGSSWCRYGQQDSVKMAVDLEKRYRGLRSPHKLKLAVSGCARECAEARGKDVGVIATEKGWNLYVGGNGGQTPRHAELLAGDLDDATLVRYIDRYLMFYIRTADRLQRTAPWQESLEGGLDYLKKVICEDSLGIADELEAAMERHVAGYKDEWAGVLEDPQKLSRFVSFVNAPAEPDPLVQFAESDGRKIPVTLGMPAMPETATTGVK comes from the coding sequence ATGATGCAGAAGAAGGTCGTTGTTGTCGGCCATGGAATGGTCGGACACCGATTCGTCGAGGCGCTCCGGGCACGTGATGATCGGGGCGAGTGGGCAGTCACGGTTCTCTGTGAAGAGAAGGAAGCGGCGTATGACCGTGTAGCGCTGTCGTCCTATGTGAACACCTGGGATCCGAAGGAACTCGCTCTCGCCGGTAATGACTATCCGGACGATGTGAACGTCGATGTGCGTCTCAGCGCAACTGGCGTCAAGATCGACCGCACCGCACGTACGGTGACCACGAGCACGGGCGAAACCCTCAGCTACGACAAGCTCGTCCTCGCAACCGGGTCCTACGCCTTCGTTCCCCCGGTACCGGGCAAGGACTCGCGAAACTGCTTCGTGTACCGCACGCTCGACGACCTGGACAAGATCAAGGCAGCCGCGGAGACAGCTGCTGCCGGCAATGGTGTTGGTGTCGTCGTCGGTGGTGGCCTGCTCGGTCTCGAAGCGGCGAACGCACTCAAACTGCTCGGACTCACGCCACACGTCGTCGAACTTGCGCCCAGGCTGATGCCGCTTCAGGTCGACGAGGGTGGCGGCGCGCTGCTGAAGAATCTGGTAACGGATCTGGGCCTCACAATTCACACCGGGGTATCCACCGCTGCCATCAACGAGAAAGAAGACGGCTCCCTCACGGTCGAGTTGTCCAACGGTGAAACAATCGACGCAGCACTGCTGGTGTTCTCGGCCGGTGTGCGCCCCCGCGACGAACTGGCCCGCACCGCAGGGCTTGACGTCGGTGAACGCGGCGGCGTGATCACCGGGCTTGAGTGCCAAACATCGGATCCGGATGTGTACGCGATCGGCGAGGTCGCGGCGATTGAGGGCCGCTGCTACGGGCTTGTCGGCCCCGGTTACGCGTCCGCAGAGGTTGTTGCCGACCGATTGCTCGGTGGGGAGGCGGAATTCCCCGGCGCGGACCTCTCGACGAAACTCAAACTGCTGGGCGTCGATGTGGCGAGTTTCGGCGACGCCTTCGCTCAGACGCCGGGTGCTCTCGAGGTTGTTTTCAGCAACCCTGCTGCCGGAACCTACGCGAAAATCGTCGTCTCAGATGACGCGAAAACGCTTCTTGGCGGCATTCTTGTCGGTGACGCGAGCTCCTACGCCACTCTCCGTCCGATGGTCGGCCGCGAACTGCCAGGTGACCCTGCGGCAATGATCGCGCCAGCCGGTGGCAGTGTAGAGATCGGCGCGGGCGCGCTTCCCGATGACGCCCAGATCTGCTCGTGCAACGCCGTCACTAAAGGCGACATCTGCGGTGCCATCGCGGACGGCGCGTGCGACATCGCGGCTGTGAAAGGCTGCACCAACGCGGGCACCTCATGCGGAGGCTGTCTCCCGCTCGTCAAAAAGCTGCTTGCTGACTCCGGAGTGGAGCTGTCGAAGGCGTTGTGTGAGTGTTTCGCGCATTCACGTGCTGAGTTGTTCCAGATCGTGCAGAGCACTGGAATCCGCACGTTCTCGAAGCTCATCGACAAGCACGGCGACGGCAGCAGAGGCTGTGACATCTGCAAGCCGACTGTGGCCTCGATCCTGGCCTCCACCAGCAGCGATCATATCCTTGAGGGGGAGCAAGCCTCACTTCAGGACACCAACGATCACTTCCTCGCGAACCTGCAGAAGAACGGTACGTACTCCGTAGTCCCGCGCATGCCAGGCGGAGAGGTGACGGCAGACCAGCTGATCGTCATCGGGCAGGTAGCGAAGGAATTTGACCTCTATGTCAAGGTCACTGGTGGTCAGCGGATCGATATGTTCGGTGCTCGCGTTGAGCAGTTGCCCGCGATCTGGAAGCGCCTCGTGGAAGCAGGCATGGAATCCGGCCACGCCTACGGGAAGTCGCTGCGCACGGTAAAGAGTTGCGTGGGTTCCTCGTGGTGCCGATATGGTCAGCAGGACTCCGTGAAAATGGCCGTTGACCTCGAGAAGCGCTACCGCGGTCTGCGCTCTCCGCACAAATTGAAGCTAGCGGTCTCCGGCTGCGCGCGTGAGTGCGCCGAAGCCCGCGGCAAGGATGTGGGAGTGATCGCAACGGAGAAGGGGTGGAATCTCTACGTAGGCGGCAACGGCGGTCAAACGCCGAGGCACGCCGAACTGCTGGCAGGGGACCTCGACGACGCCACGCTGGTGAGATACATCGATCGGTACCTGATGTTCTATATCCGCACCGCCGATCGTTTGCAGCGCACGGCGCCCTGGCAGGAGAGTCTCGAGGGCGGATTGGATTACCTCAAGAAGGTCATCTGCGAGGACAGCCTCGGTATTGCCGACGAACTCGAAGCGGCGATGGAGAGGCACGTGGCTGGTTACAAGGACGAGTGGGCCGGCGTACTGGAAGACCCGCAGAAACTCTCGCGCTTCGTATCGTTCGTCAACGCGCCAGCTGAGCCAGATCCCCTGGTTCAGTTCGCCGAGTCTGATGGACGCAAGATTCCCGTGACTTTGGGGATGCCAGCAATGCCCGAAACTGCGACAACAGGGGTGAAATGA
- a CDS encoding MFS transporter, whose protein sequence is MEVADAAIVRGVREHLWRGRLLVFAGLLLAAFTLRLAVTSLTPLLADIGSAVGFGAVMAGVFGMMPPAMFAVAGLLTPAVMVRIGLERTALLSVVLSTLGLAVRPLAGHVTPMLLLTAIALMGMGIGNVVLPPLVKRYFSDRIALMSTLYISFVQLGTVIPAIMAIPIADAVGWRFSLGMWAVVAAAAVFPWIGLTRRTRAHRAAATQAASADGQVWRSPLGWGLAVMFGMTALMTYTFLTWLPTMLMDFGISRGNAGTLFGIFILSGLVGVLVMPGLTTRMTNPYPLVAGCMSVIVVGMAGLHFAPLHGTIVWIVLLGLGPSTFPMSLTLINLRSRTDAGAAKLSGFAQGFGYALACTGPFGVGVLHELTGGWAVPFAVLAGIVVITLIAARHVCPPRVIEDTWKRPNFTH, encoded by the coding sequence ATTGAGGTTGCCGACGCGGCGATCGTGCGTGGAGTGCGCGAGCATCTGTGGCGTGGACGACTGCTGGTATTCGCTGGTCTCCTACTCGCGGCTTTCACCCTCCGCCTAGCAGTGACGTCACTGACGCCCTTGCTCGCCGATATCGGATCGGCAGTGGGTTTTGGCGCGGTGATGGCCGGGGTGTTCGGAATGATGCCACCCGCCATGTTCGCGGTAGCGGGTCTACTGACCCCAGCGGTGATGGTGCGGATCGGTCTCGAGCGGACAGCCCTGCTTTCAGTGGTGCTCTCCACGCTGGGGCTCGCTGTCCGGCCCCTCGCCGGGCATGTCACCCCGATGCTCTTACTGACAGCGATAGCGCTGATGGGGATGGGTATCGGTAATGTCGTCCTGCCGCCGTTGGTGAAGCGCTACTTCTCCGATCGCATCGCGCTCATGTCCACGCTTTACATCAGTTTTGTGCAACTTGGCACAGTCATTCCGGCGATCATGGCGATCCCAATCGCGGATGCGGTCGGCTGGCGGTTCTCGCTGGGCATGTGGGCTGTGGTGGCCGCGGCTGCAGTTTTTCCCTGGATCGGCCTCACGCGCCGCACGCGGGCTCACCGCGCGGCTGCCACACAGGCCGCGAGCGCGGACGGCCAGGTCTGGCGGTCGCCGCTCGGGTGGGGCCTCGCCGTCATGTTCGGAATGACGGCGCTCATGACGTACACCTTCCTGACCTGGCTTCCGACGATGCTCATGGATTTCGGAATCAGCCGGGGTAACGCGGGAACGCTCTTTGGCATCTTCATCCTCTCCGGACTAGTTGGTGTGTTGGTCATGCCGGGCCTGACGACACGGATGACCAATCCGTATCCATTGGTCGCTGGATGCATGAGCGTCATCGTTGTGGGAATGGCGGGGCTCCACTTCGCGCCACTGCACGGCACAATTGTCTGGATCGTGCTGCTCGGGCTGGGGCCTTCCACGTTCCCCATGTCACTGACGCTGATCAACCTGCGGTCCCGAACAGACGCGGGTGCAGCCAAGCTGTCCGGATTTGCGCAGGGGTTTGGTTACGCGCTGGCGTGCACCGGACCATTCGGTGTCGGAGTTCTGCACGAACTGACCGGGGGATGGGCGGTACCCTTCGCAGTGCTCGCGGGGATTGTTGTGATCACTCTCATAGCTGCGCGTCACGTGTGCCCACCACGCGTGATCGAAGACACATGGAAACGCCCGAACTTCACCCACTGA
- a CDS encoding FadR/GntR family transcriptional regulator, with amino-acid sequence MRHVQRQSLISQVTDMLREQITSGAWPVGRRIPTEPELSELTGTGRNTVREAVQALVHAGMLQRRQGSGTYVLSASDMTGALSKHLADAAERDVLELRQALDVTAAALAAIRRDDHDIATLQRLLDERTRLNAAGDFDRAIEVDVDLHRAIVAASHNALYLEFYDSLVPIIKSSIHYHLEYHGLAETHYDQEHVRLVRAIIAGDPAEASREAQQFLASVLKNIG; translated from the coding sequence GTGCGACACGTGCAGCGACAAAGCCTGATTTCGCAAGTAACCGACATGCTCCGCGAGCAGATCACCTCCGGGGCGTGGCCGGTCGGCAGGCGCATCCCTACTGAACCCGAACTGTCTGAACTGACCGGAACTGGGCGGAACACGGTTCGTGAAGCTGTACAGGCGCTTGTCCATGCGGGGATGCTGCAGCGACGGCAGGGCTCGGGGACCTACGTTCTCTCCGCTTCCGATATGACTGGCGCACTGTCGAAACACCTAGCGGACGCGGCGGAACGCGACGTCCTCGAGTTGCGGCAGGCCCTGGACGTGACCGCCGCGGCCCTCGCCGCGATACGCCGGGATGACCACGACATCGCTACTTTGCAGCGGTTATTAGACGAGCGCACACGACTTAACGCCGCGGGCGACTTCGATCGCGCGATCGAGGTCGACGTCGATCTGCACCGCGCGATCGTGGCCGCCAGCCATAACGCCCTCTACCTGGAGTTTTACGACTCACTCGTCCCGATTATCAAGTCGTCGATTCACTATCACCTCGAGTACCACGGTCTGGCCGAGACCCATTACGACCAGGAACATGTCCGGCTGGTCCGGGCAATCATCGCGGGCGATCCGGCAGAGGCGAGCCGGGAGGCTCAGCAGTTCCTCGCCAGTGTGCTGAAGAACATCGGGTAG